The stretch of DNA TTTCAGGCTAGACCAATCTTTAAAACAAGTAGGTCAAGGTTTTCAAATTAGTTTACTATAGATAAATGCACAAGACTCATGCTAAGTAATTGTGATGTAGGTCAAACTCATGTCTGTCAATCTGATACAATCCTAGTTACAAAAGTAAAACTTGCTAATAATTAATTGGGTTGTCACTTGCACTTTGTATTAGGAAAAACGTTTGTCCACATGGttttcaatactaaattatgagattattgatttgtaaaaagacgaaatatatttgaatgttaTGAGATGTATTTAAATGTTTCTCTTTATAGTCAATATCAAAGCCTCTAAGGTAtttaataaacatgttggcCTGAGTTGGCAAAGTCAATTGTGATTTCCTTTTAAAGCACCTTCTCTGTTACAATGTACTAAGTGAAAATCTATTTGTTTGGTCTATTCATGGAAAGTTTTAGATAATAAGTTGATTTAAAAGTGAACTGTGTTAATATTGGATCAACAAGTGCATTCAACAAGTAATCATCCTTGTGATTTATTTGTTCACCACTTATGTTCTAGGAAGAAAGTGCATTAAATTAAGCTATTAAGAATAGGTATTTTTGTTTGATGTTTATAGAGTATTAGTAAGTATATCACACATCTGGAGTCCTTGCCATAATTAGAATCACTAAGGTAGTATGTTCTATCTTCTTTTATTGACTATGCATGTGATAATTTCTTATCATTTATGCTTTCCAGATTAGGAGGCACTATTCGTGGTTGCAAATATAAGTAGAGGAATAAAAAATGAGCTTTGTAGTTTCCATCTTAGTTAATAGGCAAGGGTATATATGTGCCATAACCAAGCGAGGAGGTGTAGGGTTAGATCGAAGCATGTATGTTCTTTCTTTTGTAACTGTAGATTCATTATTCCAACAATGGTTGATATACTTacaaaaactattaaattttataaattcagtcaatatatttatttaaattcgatatcttttttattatttgttgaaattaaaattaaattcgaACAATCCGACTGTATTTAACCGTAATCGGTATTATCCATATCCAAAATCCGAAAACTAAAATGGTCggattgaattttaaaatattaaatttgggtTATGTTGGATTGAGCATATTGAACCCGAACCCAATCCAACCCAACCACCGCTCACTCCTACTGTCCACATCGGATTCTAAAAGTTGTAATGATCGACTTTTGAAAACCAGGAAagaaagggtgtagaatcatcCGATATGACTAGGCTTGTGAAAACTAGGTTCACCACCTTGTGGAAGTTGGTGTTAACGGATTCTAAAAGACGTAAACACCGAATTTTGAAAATCGGTAAGGGAGGGTGAAACATCATATAAGTCCCGACTTCTGAAACCTGGTGCTACCAGCTTCTAAAACCCGATGCTACTAGCTTCTCAAAATTGATAACTTTGTCTCGATAGTCTGTAAGTGTCATTTGTGAGTTTTCTCTGATAATTTTCTCTATGTTCTTACTTAACCATTTGACATTTATTAATTTGACGTTAAAATCTCTATTACAAGTATGAacatcaattatttttcttaactgCCATGACTTGACAACAAACATGTAAGCACAATAAGCATGCCAGTTACATTAAAGCATACCACTACCATGACCATGTAATTTTCAGTTAAATCTCCTTCCCTAGTCCTACGACTGCTCCTTCGGTCAACGTTCGCATATGCTTCAAAGCCCTAAATTTATTCTTTACTTATGCTTTAATTTTAACCTAATGCAGTGCAATGTACTATCAAATTTTTACCTAATTTTACCTATACCAAAATTAATATTCctagtcagaaaaaaaaatccacataACCATATTTACTGTACACTACCATTAAcaatttaaacaatattaacAATTTGGACCTATTTGATACATACTTTCAAAAGAACCcaattaacttaaaaattaagataaCTTAAAATCTAAAGAGTTAATTGAGATCTCTAAACACAAATAAAGATCGACAAAAGATTTAAaccttattaatattatattcaatattaaacGTAAACAAGAGAGTCCAAAGCAACACGACTGTCAGAAAATAGTtttgagataaaattttaacacaaaTCTAATCTGTatcaatatttcataaaatatagtattgaataaaaagtaaataaaaacaaaacttaatatatttgttcaatAATTAGATTGAATAAATAGgcagatattaaaaaaaaccaaCAACTATTTAACAATGTATTCAACCACATAACATTACACATGATGAGAATAGATGATGCACGTTGAGTGTCGTTGGAAACAGATTTATTCCCCCGCCTACCTACTTTCtggataattttattttcctcCAATCATTTTCCGCACGTGCCACACGAATTTGCAAAATGTAGTTTTACCGGCCACACACTTTTATGACACAACAGTCACCACCATCCATTCATTCCTCTGTTTCCATTCTCCTTTTCTTCAATCATGACTCACTGTTTGTTCAGCTTCACGGAGACCCGGAACCGCTGCTACCGGTCAGCGTTCACCGGGTCGGGCCTCCGGTCCACTATCACAGACTTAAAAGACGGAACCATAATGCATTGCTGGGTCCCCAAGGCCCGAACCGAGGCCAAGCCCAACCTGCTCCTCATCCACGGGCTCGGAGCCAACGCGATGTGGCAGTGGGGGGACTTCATACGCCACCTGGCGCCGCTCTTCAACGTATACGTGCCGGACCTCGTCTTCTTCGGCGGGTCCTACACGACCCGGCCCGAGCGCAGCGAGCGGTTCCAGGCGGAGTGTGTGATGCGGGTGATGGAGGCGCAAGGGGTGCGGCGGGTGAGTGTAGCGGGGCTGAGCTACGGCGGGTTCGTGGCGTACTGCATGGCGGCGATGGAGAGAGAGACGGTGGTGGTGGAGAAGGTTGTGGTGTGTGGGTCAGGGGTGTGTATGGAGGAGAGAGACGTTAAGGAAGGGCTTTTCCCTGTGACGGATTTGGATGAGGCTGCGAGTATTTTGGTGCCGCAAACGCCCAATAAACTGAAGGAGCT from Vigna unguiculata cultivar IT97K-499-35 chromosome 8, ASM411807v1, whole genome shotgun sequence encodes:
- the LOC114194694 gene encoding uncharacterized protein LOC114194694 isoform X2; this encodes MTHCLFSFTETRNRCYRSAFTGSGLRSTITDLKDGTIMHCWVPKARTEAKPNLLLIHGLGANAMWQWGDFIRHLAPLFNVYVPDLVFFGGSYTTRPERSERFQAECVMRVMEAQGVRRVSVAGLSYGGFVAYCMAAMERETVVVEKVVVCGSGVCMEERDVKEGLFPVTDLDEAASILVPQTPNKLKELVGYTFFKPTLFSWLPSCFLHDFIETMCRDYEQEKRELIKALVKDRKLFDIPKISQPTLIIWGEHDQVFPLELGHRLKRHLGHNAQLVVIKKAGHAFCAEKPNEFFNIFNSFLLNFQLPPEVSPSNVQNNNNPIL
- the LOC114194694 gene encoding uncharacterized protein LOC114194694 isoform X1 — encoded protein: MTHCLFSFTETRNRCYRSAFTGSGLRSTITDLKDGTIMHCWVPKARTEAKPNLLLIHGLGANAMWQWGDFIRHLAPLFNVYVPDLVFFGGSYTTRPERSERFQAECVMRVMEAQGVRRVSVAGLSYGGFVAYCMAAMERETVVVEKVVVCGSGVCMEERDVKEGLFPVTDLDEAASILVPQTPNKLKELVGYTFFKPTLFSWLPSCFLHDFIETMCRDYEQEKRELIKALVKDRKLFDIPKISQVLNPTLIIWGEHDQVFPLELGHRLKRHLGHNAQLVVIKKAGHAFCAEKPNEFFNIFNSFLLNFQLPPEVSPSNVQNNNNPIL